The following proteins are co-located in the Sulfitobacter guttiformis genome:
- a CDS encoding glutamate racemase — MAVGIFDSGLGGLTIWEAVQKRLPDQEFVYLADSANAPYGVRNADDIYDLTVAATQRLFDAGCDLVVLACNTASAAALRRMQEGWVPQDKRVLGVFVPLIEALTERQWGDNSPPREVAVQHVALFATPATVATRAFQRELAFRAIGVDVEAQACGGVVDAIEDGDMILAEAMVRSHVDALKRKMPHPQAAILGCTHYPLMKATFQEALGADVTVFSQADLVAESLADYLMRHPDKSGTGNGAFLTTGDPKRVSTRATQFLRREMTFTAA, encoded by the coding sequence ATGGCAGTAGGTATTTTCGACAGTGGCTTGGGCGGATTGACAATATGGGAGGCTGTGCAAAAGCGTCTACCCGATCAGGAATTTGTCTATCTCGCGGATAGTGCGAATGCCCCCTACGGCGTACGCAATGCCGACGACATCTACGACCTGACTGTCGCTGCCACGCAACGCTTGTTTGATGCGGGTTGTGATCTGGTGGTGTTGGCCTGCAATACAGCCTCGGCGGCAGCCTTGCGGCGGATGCAAGAGGGCTGGGTTCCACAGGATAAGCGGGTTCTGGGCGTATTTGTGCCGTTGATTGAGGCGCTCACCGAGCGGCAGTGGGGTGATAACTCCCCCCCCCGTGAGGTAGCGGTGCAACATGTGGCATTGTTTGCGACACCTGCCACTGTTGCAACACGCGCCTTCCAGCGTGAGCTGGCGTTTCGGGCCATAGGTGTTGATGTGGAGGCGCAGGCCTGTGGCGGTGTCGTCGATGCCATAGAGGATGGCGATATGATCCTTGCCGAAGCGATGGTGCGCAGCCACGTAGACGCGCTCAAACGCAAAATGCCGCACCCGCAGGCGGCAATTCTGGGTTGCACGCATTATCCGCTTATGAAGGCGACCTTTCAGGAGGCGCTGGGCGCGGATGTTACCGTATTCAGTCAGGCTGATTTGGTTGCAGAAAGCCTTGCTGATTATCTGATGCGCCATCCGGACAAGTCCGGAACCGGCAATGGCGCTTTCCTCACAACAGGTGATCCCAAGCGGGTCAGCACCCGGGCCACACAGTTTTTGCGACGTGAGATGACTTTTACTGCGGCGTGA
- a CDS encoding holin-associated N-acetylmuramidase yields MQILVSPDVRHTAEGIVAREGGYVNDPDDPGGATNFGVTIHTMRRLGLDLDRDGTITSADVRRLTRVQAVDTFLEHYFSRPLIAELPPPLQATVFDMYVNAGSNAVKILQGLLFEMGYDVTVDGALGPQSLAAVRAAYRAGPDHLINAYGIARRNYYFRLADRRTASRKYARTQAGGKGGWIKRAEEFIAPKYHLTAEQFKARTAQWV; encoded by the coding sequence ATGCAGATACTTGTGTCACCGGATGTCAGACATACCGCCGAAGGAATTGTCGCGCGAGAGGGCGGATATGTGAACGATCCCGATGATCCGGGCGGGGCTACGAATTTCGGCGTGACAATCCACACGATGCGGCGGCTCGGCCTCGATTTGGACCGCGACGGTACAATTACCTCCGCCGATGTGCGCCGGCTGACACGGGTACAGGCAGTTGATACTTTTCTCGAACACTATTTTAGTCGTCCGTTGATTGCGGAACTGCCGCCGCCGCTTCAGGCGACAGTGTTCGATATGTATGTCAACGCAGGCAGCAATGCGGTGAAGATTCTGCAAGGGCTGCTGTTTGAGATGGGCTACGATGTGACTGTCGATGGCGCATTGGGACCACAAAGTCTGGCTGCTGTGCGCGCGGCATACCGTGCTGGGCCGGATCATCTGATCAATGCCTACGGGATTGCACGCCGTAATTATTACTTCCGGCTGGCAGACAGGCGCACGGCGAGTCGTAAGTACGCGCGCACTCAGGCAGGTGGGAAGGGCGGTTGGATCAAACGGGCAGAGGAGTTTATCGCACCGAAATACCACCTCACAGCAGAGCAATTCAAAGCAAGGACAGCACAATGGGTATGA
- the ccmE gene encoding cytochrome c maturation protein CcmE: MKSLKKQRRIQLIAVAVVALIGSTALIGYGMRDGINFFRAPSQVMAEPPAPSEVFRIGGLVEKGTLRRGQGEEISFSVTDGGASVPVTYTGVLPDLFGENEGMVGTGRYINGVFQATEILARHDETYMPKEVVDALKAQGVYKEPES, translated from the coding sequence ATGAAAAGCCTGAAAAAACAGCGGCGTATTCAACTGATTGCCGTGGCAGTTGTGGCTTTGATCGGATCGACCGCACTGATCGGGTATGGGATGCGCGACGGGATCAACTTTTTTCGCGCGCCCAGTCAGGTGATGGCAGAACCGCCAGCCCCTTCAGAGGTTTTCCGCATCGGGGGACTGGTCGAGAAAGGTACATTGCGGCGAGGTCAGGGAGAGGAGATAAGTTTTTCCGTGACCGATGGCGGTGCGAGTGTGCCTGTAACCTATACAGGGGTGTTGCCTGATCTGTTTGGCGAAAACGAAGGCATGGTAGGCACCGGAAGATACATTAACGGCGTATTTCAAGCGACTGAAATTCTTGCCAGACATGACGAGACCTACATGCCTAAAGAGGTTGTTGACGCACTTAAAGCACAAGGCGTTTATAAAGAACCTGAAAGCTGA
- the argC gene encoding N-acetyl-gamma-glutamyl-phosphate reductase: MTYNIAILGASGYTGAELIRLIAGHSSMKIKALGGNSKAGQRMASVFPHLRHMDLPDLVTMEEIDFSQIDLCFCALPHKTSQEVIAKLPKTLKIVDLSADFRLRDPEEYQRWYGNPHAAMEQQAEAVYGLTEFYRDEIRAARLVAGTGCNAATGQFALRPLITAGLIDLDDIILDLKCAVSGAGRALKENLLHAELSEGYHAYALGGTHRHLGEFDQEFSAIAGRPVKVQFTPHLMPANRGILATVYVKGDAQAIHKALQSTYVEEPFIDVLPFGEAPSTRHIRGSNFCHIGVTGDRIEGRAIVVAALDNLTKGSSGQALQNANLMLGIEETEGLMMAPLFP; this comes from the coding sequence ATGACATATAACATCGCAATTCTGGGCGCTTCCGGCTACACCGGAGCAGAGCTTATTCGCCTCATCGCGGGGCATTCGTCGATGAAGATCAAAGCGTTGGGTGGGAACTCCAAGGCGGGTCAGAGAATGGCATCCGTGTTTCCACATTTGCGCCATATGGATCTGCCGGATTTGGTTACGATGGAAGAGATCGATTTTTCACAGATTGATCTTTGTTTTTGCGCGCTTCCGCACAAGACCTCGCAGGAAGTCATTGCCAAGTTGCCGAAGACCCTGAAGATAGTAGATCTTTCGGCCGATTTCCGGTTGCGGGACCCTGAGGAATACCAGCGCTGGTATGGCAATCCCCACGCCGCGATGGAGCAGCAAGCGGAGGCGGTTTACGGCCTGACCGAGTTCTACCGCGACGAGATCAGGGCAGCCCGTCTGGTGGCGGGGACGGGATGTAATGCCGCGACAGGCCAGTTTGCATTACGGCCGCTTATCACGGCAGGCCTTATAGATCTGGACGACATCATTCTGGATCTGAAATGTGCGGTGTCAGGTGCGGGACGTGCGCTCAAAGAAAACCTTCTGCATGCGGAACTCTCAGAGGGATATCACGCCTACGCACTGGGCGGAACGCACCGGCACTTGGGAGAGTTCGATCAAGAGTTCTCGGCGATCGCAGGACGGCCTGTAAAGGTGCAGTTCACGCCCCATCTGATGCCTGCCAACCGCGGAATTCTCGCCACGGTTTACGTTAAGGGTGACGCACAGGCCATTCACAAAGCTTTGCAATCGACGTATGTTGAAGAGCCCTTCATTGATGTGTTGCCTTTTGGTGAGGCACCATCCACCCGCCACATCCGTGGATCGAACTTTTGCCATATCGGTGTGACAGGCGACCGCATTGAGGGCCGTGCCATAGTTGTGGCAGCACTGGATAACCTGACAAAAGGTTCGTCTGGTCAAGCGTTGCAAAATGCCAATCTGATGCTAGGTATCGAAGAGACAGAGGGCCTGATGATGGCGCCGCTGTTCCCCTAA
- a CDS encoding holin family protein, producing the protein MGMIENLFGTLFGGDRNLVRDTVEVFRENAEAGADRGAKAQSQAMNQYGEEFSAPVKGGFDKFMDGVNRLPRPALALGTLGLFVSAMVAPLWFAERMQGIALVPEPLWWLLGVVVSFYFGARHQVKTQEFQRSIVETVKLAPKVVENIEMISRLRSDSVGVASPGFDARLSTQALGAEDNLALREWLEGR; encoded by the coding sequence ATGGGTATGATCGAGAATCTGTTCGGGACATTATTTGGCGGAGACCGCAATCTGGTGCGCGACACCGTCGAAGTATTTCGCGAGAATGCAGAGGCAGGTGCGGACCGAGGTGCCAAAGCGCAAAGTCAGGCGATGAACCAATACGGCGAGGAGTTCAGCGCGCCGGTGAAAGGCGGGTTTGACAAGTTTATGGACGGGGTAAACCGGTTACCCCGTCCTGCACTGGCGCTAGGGACGCTTGGGCTGTTTGTGTCGGCGATGGTGGCGCCGCTGTGGTTTGCGGAGCGTATGCAGGGCATTGCCTTGGTACCGGAGCCTCTTTGGTGGTTGTTGGGCGTCGTTGTGTCATTTTACTTCGGGGCACGTCATCAGGTGAAAACCCAAGAGTTCCAGCGCAGCATTGTCGAGACAGTAAAACTGGCACCTAAGGTTGTGGAGAACATTGAGATGATTTCCAGACTGAGGTCTGATTCTGTAGGAGTTGCCAGCCCCGGCTTTGATGCGCGCCTGAGCACGCAGGCGCTTGGAGCGGAGGATAATCTGGCACTGCGCGAATGGCTTGAGGGGCGGTAA
- a CDS encoding indolepyruvate ferredoxin oxidoreductase family protein, which produces MTTQKISLNDRFDLEKSPVLLNGTQALVRVMMMQAARDKRAGLDTAGLVTGYRGSPLGAVDMQMMRAEKQLTEHGVTFQAGLNEDLAATALWGAQQAEVRGEGKYDGVFGLWYGKGPGIDRSGDVMRHANMAGSSKHGGVIMAMGDDHTGESSTVLHQSDFAMIDAYMPVLSPAGVQEILDYSLYGWALSRYSGLWVGLKTMKDTVEVTSVVDGNPHRMEFVTPEFELPEGGLNIRLVDERIAQEARLIDYKRYAAEAFSHANNMDKRIWGKPGAKIGFVAAGKNYLDLVHAMSLLNIDAAEAERLGITTYKVGQVWPLNMRGFHDWAEDLDLIIVIEEKRKLLEVQIKEALFDDDMKHRVYGGRKNGAEFFSARWALDPLDIAEKLGNVLCEEGRGTDGIRAGLADLADARRADNAEELAGRLPYFCSGCPHNSSTKVPEGSRAYAGIGCHFMVQWMDRETLGFTHMGGEGANWIGEAPFSKTPHVFQNLGDGTYNHSGVQAIRAAIAAKTNITYKILYNDAVAMTGGQHNEGDLNAPRIVAELKAMGIKNLVVVYDEKEDVDFGAFKGVETFERAELQNVQTRLAKVEGVSAIVYIQTCAAEKRRRRKRGLFPDPDKRMFINTDVCEGCGDCGVQSNCVSIVPADTELGRKRAIDQSSCNKDFSCVNGFCPSFVTLEGAKIRKDPTTEVKIPDLPLPTLPAIKGTYNVVITGVGGTGVVTIGAVLAQAAQLDGKGAGMMEMAGLAQKGGAVNIHCRLAERPEDISAIRVATGECDALIGGDLVTSAGNKTLGLTSVGRTGAVVNSHQIITGDFTRDTEFKMPFDRLELALEARLKDDLSMFDASDLAKATLGDSIYSNMMIFGGAWQRGLIPLTLEAVTQAITLNGAAVERNLRAFEIGRWAVLYPAQAQAVLTPNVVALPKTLDEKIAFRKDHLTAYQGKRLAKRYAKMLDMIADTAVREAVAEGYHKLLSYKDEYEVARLLLTSREKAQAEFEGDFKMSFNLAPPLLSKMGPNGRPLKQEFGPWLERPLRLMAKLKVLRGTALDVFGYTAERKMERALITQYEADMRDVLPSLNDMTRDAITALALLPLQIRGFGPVKQANEAKAAKRREELLGVIRAGGAPLSRAAE; this is translated from the coding sequence ATGACAACGCAAAAGATTTCACTGAATGACCGCTTTGATCTTGAGAAAAGCCCTGTTCTTTTGAACGGGACGCAGGCGCTGGTGCGGGTGATGATGATGCAGGCGGCGCGTGACAAACGTGCGGGGCTGGACACTGCCGGTCTGGTGACGGGCTATCGCGGATCGCCTCTCGGGGCGGTGGACATGCAGATGATGCGTGCCGAAAAGCAATTGACCGAACATGGTGTTACGTTTCAGGCGGGACTGAACGAGGATCTTGCGGCCACGGCGCTGTGGGGGGCGCAGCAGGCAGAGGTGCGCGGCGAGGGAAAGTACGATGGCGTTTTTGGCCTGTGGTACGGCAAAGGGCCCGGTATTGACCGCTCAGGCGACGTGATGCGTCACGCTAACATGGCAGGTAGCTCCAAGCATGGTGGTGTAATCATGGCCATGGGCGACGATCACACGGGCGAATCTTCGACGGTGCTGCATCAGTCTGATTTTGCGATGATAGACGCGTACATGCCGGTGCTGTCGCCCGCAGGGGTTCAGGAGATCCTCGATTACAGCCTCTATGGCTGGGCGCTGTCGCGGTATTCGGGGCTTTGGGTTGGTCTCAAGACGATGAAGGACACGGTTGAGGTCACATCCGTGGTGGATGGTAACCCGCACCGGATGGAATTTGTCACGCCGGAATTCGAATTACCCGAGGGTGGCCTCAACATCCGTTTGGTGGATGAGCGGATCGCGCAAGAGGCGCGGCTGATTGACTACAAGCGCTATGCGGCGGAAGCCTTCAGTCATGCAAACAATATGGACAAGCGTATCTGGGGCAAGCCGGGCGCCAAAATCGGGTTTGTTGCGGCGGGCAAAAATTATCTTGATCTGGTGCATGCGATGTCATTGCTCAACATTGACGCGGCAGAGGCCGAGCGGTTGGGGATCACAACCTATAAGGTGGGGCAGGTCTGGCCGCTGAATATGAGGGGTTTTCATGACTGGGCCGAGGATCTCGACCTGATCATTGTGATCGAAGAAAAGCGCAAGCTGTTGGAAGTGCAGATTAAAGAAGCGCTATTTGACGATGACATGAAACATCGGGTGTATGGCGGGCGCAAAAACGGGGCGGAGTTCTTCTCGGCGCGCTGGGCGCTTGATCCGCTCGATATTGCTGAAAAGCTGGGCAATGTTCTGTGCGAAGAGGGGCGAGGCACGGATGGTATCCGCGCAGGTCTGGCGGATCTGGCAGATGCACGGCGTGCGGATAACGCCGAGGAGCTGGCGGGTCGTTTGCCTTATTTCTGTTCCGGTTGCCCGCACAATTCCTCGACCAAAGTTCCTGAAGGCAGTCGTGCCTACGCAGGCATCGGATGCCACTTCATGGTTCAGTGGATGGACCGCGAAACGCTCGGCTTTACCCATATGGGGGGAGAGGGCGCGAACTGGATCGGGGAAGCGCCGTTTTCAAAGACGCCGCATGTGTTCCAGAACCTTGGCGATGGAACGTACAATCACTCGGGCGTTCAGGCGATCCGTGCGGCCATCGCAGCCAAGACGAACATTACGTATAAAATTCTTTATAATGATGCCGTTGCCATGACAGGGGGTCAGCATAACGAAGGCGATCTGAATGCGCCGCGTATTGTGGCTGAGCTCAAGGCAATGGGGATCAAGAACCTTGTCGTCGTTTATGACGAGAAGGAGGATGTTGATTTCGGTGCGTTCAAGGGTGTCGAGACATTCGAGCGGGCGGAATTGCAGAATGTGCAGACGCGTTTGGCAAAAGTCGAAGGCGTCAGCGCTATCGTTTACATCCAGACCTGCGCCGCAGAAAAGCGCCGCCGGCGCAAGCGTGGCCTGTTTCCCGATCCCGACAAGCGGATGTTCATCAACACGGACGTCTGCGAGGGCTGTGGCGATTGCGGCGTGCAGTCGAACTGCGTGTCAATCGTGCCGGCAGATACCGAACTGGGTCGCAAACGTGCGATCGACCAGTCCTCTTGCAACAAGGATTTCTCCTGCGTTAACGGATTTTGTCCGTCTTTTGTGACGCTGGAGGGGGCCAAGATCCGCAAAGATCCGACGACAGAGGTGAAAATACCCGATCTGCCGCTGCCTACGCTTCCTGCGATCAAAGGGACCTATAATGTTGTTATCACGGGTGTTGGTGGCACCGGGGTCGTGACCATCGGTGCGGTGCTGGCGCAGGCTGCACAGCTTGACGGCAAAGGTGCCGGTATGATGGAAATGGCGGGGCTGGCGCAAAAGGGCGGTGCGGTGAACATCCATTGTCGTCTCGCCGAGCGTCCCGAAGACATTTCCGCCATCCGTGTTGCCACAGGCGAATGTGATGCGCTCATTGGTGGCGACCTTGTGACATCTGCGGGCAATAAAACGCTGGGCCTTACATCGGTTGGGCGCACGGGTGCTGTGGTCAACAGTCACCAGATCATTACCGGCGATTTTACCCGCGACACAGAGTTCAAGATGCCGTTTGACCGGTTGGAACTGGCGCTCGAGGCGAGGCTCAAGGATGATCTGTCCATGTTTGACGCCTCCGACCTGGCAAAAGCAACGCTGGGCGACAGCATCTATTCCAATATGATGATTTTTGGTGGCGCATGGCAGCGCGGGCTCATCCCGCTGACGCTGGAGGCGGTGACCCAGGCGATCACTCTCAACGGCGCAGCGGTAGAGCGGAATTTGCGTGCATTCGAGATCGGGCGCTGGGCGGTGCTTTATCCGGCGCAGGCGCAGGCGGTGCTGACGCCCAACGTTGTGGCACTGCCGAAGACTTTGGACGAGAAAATCGCATTCAGGAAGGATCACCTGACGGCCTATCAGGGTAAGCGGCTGGCGAAGCGTTATGCCAAAATGCTGGACATGATCGCGGACACCGCGGTGCGTGAAGCGGTTGCCGAAGGGTATCACAAGCTGCTGTCGTACAAAGATGAATACGAAGTTGCGCGTTTATTGCTGACGAGCCGCGAGAAGGCGCAGGCGGAGTTTGAGGGCGATTTCAAAATGTCTTTCAATCTTGCGCCGCCGTTGTTGTCGAAGATGGGACCCAACGGGCGTCCGCTCAAGCAGGAGTTTGGTCCGTGGTTGGAGAGGCCTTTGCGCCTTATGGCCAAGCTGAAGGTTTTGCGGGGTACAGCGCTGGATGTGTTCGGCTACACAGCCGAGCGGAAAATGGAACGCGCTTTGATTACGCAATACGAGGCCGATATGCGCGATGTCTTGCCATCGCTGAACGACATGACACGCGATGCCATTACAGCACTGGCATTATTGCCCCTGCAGATTCGCGGGTTTGGTCCGGTGAAGCAGGCCAATGAGGCGAAAGCCGCCAAGCGCCGTGAGGAACTGTTGGGTGTGATCCGCGCCGGCGGTGCACCGCTGTCGCGGGCAGCGGAGTGA
- a CDS encoding LysR family transcriptional regulator has protein sequence MDWDKLRIFHAVADAGSLTHAGDKLNLSQSAVSRQVRGLEEQLNTNLFHRHARGLILTEQGELLFDATRAMNKRLDAAAARIRDSEEEVFGELRVTTTTGFGTLWLAPRLSKLYDKYPDLKVDLMLEERVLDLPMREADVAIRLKEPSQADLVRKRLMTVRMCLYASSEYLKANGAPTAIEDISNYRLICQSPSSDQVGAGLSLVQQLLMYDIKSLLTVNNYFGVLQGVLNNLGIGVLPDYLTQDFPDLVRVLPDVESAEVPVFLAYPEELRQSKRVAAFKDFVQDEIISYRKQLKSS, from the coding sequence ATGGACTGGGACAAACTGAGGATTTTTCACGCGGTAGCTGATGCAGGGTCACTTACCCATGCCGGCGACAAGCTGAACCTGTCACAATCCGCTGTGAGCCGTCAGGTGCGCGGGCTGGAGGAGCAACTGAACACCAACCTGTTCCACCGTCATGCCCGTGGCCTGATTCTAACCGAACAGGGCGAACTGTTGTTTGATGCCACCCGCGCCATGAACAAACGTCTTGATGCTGCCGCAGCTCGCATACGCGACAGCGAGGAAGAAGTGTTCGGCGAATTACGTGTTACCACTACAACCGGCTTTGGTACCCTCTGGCTCGCGCCGCGCCTGTCAAAGCTCTACGATAAATATCCCGATCTCAAGGTTGATCTGATGCTCGAGGAGCGCGTGCTTGATCTGCCCATGCGCGAGGCAGACGTAGCTATCAGACTGAAAGAGCCCTCACAGGCCGATCTTGTGCGGAAACGGCTTATGACAGTGCGCATGTGCCTTTATGCCAGCTCTGAATATCTCAAAGCCAATGGCGCGCCCACAGCGATCGAGGATATCTCGAACTATCGCTTGATCTGTCAAAGTCCGTCGAGCGATCAGGTCGGTGCCGGTCTAAGTCTCGTCCAGCAATTGCTGATGTACGATATAAAATCCCTTTTGACAGTGAATAACTATTTCGGCGTCCTTCAGGGAGTGCTCAACAATCTCGGGATCGGTGTCTTGCCTGATTACCTGACACAGGATTTCCCCGATCTGGTGCGGGTGCTACCGGATGTAGAATCAGCCGAAGTGCCGGTTTTTCTCGCTTACCCCGAAGAGCTGCGTCAATCCAAACGTGTCGCTGCCTTCAAGGACTTTGTCCAAGACGAAATCATCTCCTACCGCAAACAACTCAAGAGCAGTTAG